TTGTGATCCCATTCCAGGATGGCGGTTTTAGGCGTGCGGCTTGCCAGCTTGGGGCCGAGGTACTGCGAGACGATACGCGCCCGCGTATCCGCAGGCATTTCCATGCCTGGGTAGGTGACCGGCACAAAGCCCGGCTCGTTCTGCAAGGTCAGCGCGAAGATGGGGATGCCGTAACCGCGATAGGCATCGAGATACTTGATGAGATAGTCCGCGTACGTACTTTCATACTGCTCAAGCAAGTCCCCGCCAATCAGATTTTGGCTGGACTTCATCCAGGCTGGCGCACTCCATGACGAGGCGATGATGCGCAATCCGGCGTTGACGGAAAGCGCCTCGCGCACCACGGGTATCACGTCGAGCAGATTGGGCGTGACGTTGAAATGCTGCAGCTCTGGATCCGTCTGGCCGAAGGGCACATCGTCCAGGGTATAGGGCTTCAACGAGAAATCCGAGGCGCCAATGGTCAGGCGCATCATGTTCAGATTGAGATTGGGCGGCGGCCCATACAGCTCGTGCAACAAATCGCTGCGCTGCGCATCGGACAGCTTGTTCTGCAGCAGCCATGCGGATGAGTCGGTCATCGCCGCGCCGAAACCGACCATGGTTTGGTATTTCTTGTCGACTTCAATGACGACATCCGCGGGCGCCGAGCCGCGGGCGCTCATGGCGATGTCGGGCTGCGGCATCAGTTTCAGCCGTCGATCGGCTGTGCTCAGCCACAGCTCGACTGTGGGCCCCATGGGCCGTGACGCAGGCGCAACGCTGGCGACGACGGAGCGATGCTCGAAACGCGGCGCGTAAAGGGCCGCGAGGGTGAGCAAGGTAAGCAACGCAATGAAGGCGAAGGCAGTTCGACCGGATTCCGACCCGTGCTCATCCATAGCGTACGCAAAGCCCATCAATCATGTAGCAGTCCACTCGTATCACGAAGTTCCTAGGCTTGCGCATCCAAACAGGCAGATTCGAGTTTCCAGGCAACGTCGTTTCCTGCGGCCTGGATGCGCCTTCCAAAACGTCTGTTTTGGGGCGTGAGGAGACACCTGCGCTCCCCGGCTCGCCCTGAGCAGACAGTTGCAGATTAGCGCATGCCTCGTTGGTCGGCTCTAGGCGTTGCCGCGGTTGACTAAAAACAACGGGAGAACAGGACTTTGCGGGCGTAGACTGCATCTACACCACGATCGGGATAGTCTCGAACGCTGGCCCATCGAATGGACCTGCCGCTATCGGTCAAGGGCACCGCTCATGCTCAAGCTACGACGATTGTCCATGCTCAACGTGCTGATCGCGATGATGAGCGTCACGGTGATCGCCGCTGTGACCTTGCTCCTCTGGCACGGCTTTGGGCCCAGGCAGCACATCGCCGCCGCCATGAAGGACGCCGATGCGCTGAAGGATGTGGTGCTGGAGGCCGCCACGGTGCATGGCGGGCTGGCGGGGATTCACTCCACTGACCTGCACTACGACTCTGCCGCCTCGATTGGCACCTATATCGCGTATGCGGAGATTGCCGACGGTGGGCTCATCACACTGCACACGCGCAATACGGGGGCGAGCCCTGACCCTATCCTGATGCTTATCCCCACGGAGCGAAACGGCAAGAAAGGCGCCGAGATCACCTGGACATGCAAGCTGGTGCTCAACAGTTACTCCCTGTCCCCACCCGATTGCCTCAATCAAGAGACCATACTGGTGAGGTCAGCGCCAACACCTGCTGCGCAGACGCCCCGCGCCAACTCGGCCTCCAGCAGCGCACTCGCACACAACGCAACGCGGCCGTGACACCGGGCGAGTGAGTTTGCCGGTGGTCGCATCAGGCAGGGCGCCGTCCGGCATTCGGCGTTTCATACCAAGCCCTGGAGCGATTCACGATACGCACCACGGACAGCATCACCGGCACTTCGACCAGCACACCAACCACCGTGGCCAATGCGGCGCCCGAGTTCAGGCCAAACAAGCTGACTGCGGCGGCCACCGCAAGCTCAAAGAAGTTGCTGGCCCCGATCAGGGCGGATGGGCCCGCTACGCAGTGCTCCACGCCCAGCCAGCGGTTCAGCAGATAAGCCAGGCCCGAGGTGAAGTAGACCTGCACCAAAATCGGCACCGCGAGCATGGCGATGATCAGCGGCTGCGCTAGGATCTGTTTTCCCTGGAATCCGAACAGCAAGGTCAGCGTGACTAACAGCGCGACCAGCGACACCGGACTCAAGCGACGCAGGCATTCAGCCAATGCTCGCTCACCTCCGCGCGCGAGGATCACACGACGCAGCAGCGTGGCCCCGATCACCGGCACCACGATGTAAAGCCCCACGGACAACATCAACGTCATCCACGGCACCGTAATCGCTGACACACCCAATAGCAGGGCCACC
This genomic window from Dyella terrae contains:
- a CDS encoding glycoside hydrolase family 30 protein, with protein sequence MDEHGSESGRTAFAFIALLTLLTLAALYAPRFEHRSVVASVAPASRPMGPTVELWLSTADRRLKLMPQPDIAMSARGSAPADVVIEVDKKYQTMVGFGAAMTDSSAWLLQNKLSDAQRSDLLHELYGPPPNLNLNMMRLTIGASDFSLKPYTLDDVPFGQTDPELQHFNVTPNLLDVIPVVREALSVNAGLRIIASSWSAPAWMKSSQNLIGGDLLEQYESTYADYLIKYLDAYRGYGIPIFALTLQNEPGFVPVTYPGMEMPADTRARIVSQYLGPKLASRTPKTAILEWDHNWSHPEQPLSVLGDADAARYIDGVAWHCYEGSQSAQGRVHRAYPQKSVYITECSGGDWASSINGELIWFARNLLVTGIRQWASGVVYWNLALDENHGPHFGGCAACKGVIMVDSKTGEVSRNDEYYALAHFSKFVLPGAVRVASTDTDADQGIANVAFQNVSDGSIVLVMVNSKTDARPVSVVEGQVRFDYTMPPRSVATFEWNHDKTGAWVRRAVSWLDRAASDVIKRRPATPPQH
- the arsB gene encoding ACR3 family arsenite efflux transporter, with amino-acid sequence MGETAVARLAIGFFERTLMLWVAVCIVLGTALGHWLPVPFAVLGAMEVAKVNLPIAVLIWLMIVPMLLKIDLGAMRQIGRHWKGMGVTLFINWAVKPFSMALLAWLFLRHVFAAYLPADHVDSYVAGLILLAAAPCTAMVFVWSNLCGGEPTFTLSQVAINDGIMVVAFAPLVALLLGVSAITVPWMTLMLSVGLYIVVPVIGATLLRRVILARGGERALAECLRRLSPVSLVALLVTLTLLFGFQGKQILAQPLIIAMLAVPILVQVYFTSGLAYLLNRWLGVEHCVAGPSALIGASNFFELAVAAAVSLFGLNSGAALATVVGVLVEVPVMLSVVRIVNRSRAWYETPNAGRRPA